The Bacteroidales bacterium genome segment CTATGTCTTTGCCGGAGAAAATAATTGGTATCCGGATGAATGCCAAGCTTTATTTTGGTTTACGATTGATTCTGATAATTACTTGGCATATCAGTTTTCTGATTTTTCATACGGCAATAATGAAATTCTTTCATGGTTTTGGGATTTCGGTGACGGTGAAATAAGCACACAACAAAGTCCTTATCATGAGTTTGAAACAGACGGAGTATATGAAACAAGTCTGACTGTTATTACAGAAAATTGCGAAAGCACATTTCCTTTGGAGTTAAATGTTTATGAAAACAGTCAATCAGGTGACTCGTTAATGCCTCTGTTTTACCCGGAAGTAGCCGGTGACATTGTCCTTTTTCATAATCTTACAAGAGGCAATGCCGACAGTTGGTTTTGGGATTTTGGTGACGGCACAAGTTCAACTCAACATAGTCCCGAGCACTCTTATGCTGTACCCGGAATTCATGAAGTTGCATTTTCTGCTTATAAAGGAACAACTGTAAATACAATTGTTATCAGGTTTAGTACAGCAGTTGAAAAAGCCGGTAATTCAGGTAAAGGAATTGAATATGCCTATTATTATCCCGGAGGTATAAGCAATGTTGAAATCATAGAATCTTTATCATTTTCTGTTTATCCTAATCCCGCAAATGATCGTTTGACAATAATATGTTCAAATGAAAAAGCTAAGTTGCAAATTTATGATATTACCGGAAGATTAGTGCTTGAAGAGAAAAATGCAAATTCTGAAATTAATATCGAAAGATTACCTGCAGGTTTGTATCTCTTGAAAATAATTGATAAAAATATTTCGGGAACCGTTAAGTTTATTAAAGAATAATATGAAACATCCCCCGAAAAAATCGGGACAGGCTATGATTAATTTTAAACACACACGAACATGATTATTATACAAAATTTATTGATAACCCGGACGTTGAGTGTTGTGGATGTTCCCTGTCTGCCGATAGGCAGGCATCCGGTCTTTAAAATAATATAAAAATTAACGGATGAAAACAATAATTTTAACATCAACCTTGTTGTTATTGATTTTCAGTTATTCAAATGCTCAAGTTATCAAAAAGGTGTTATTGGAAGAGTCTTCGTATGCAACTTGCGGGAATTGTCCTGAAGGTGCTGTTTGGATGGATTCAATTACTACTGAGTTTCCAAATGTAATATGTGTTTCTCATCACATTTATGCTGATGCTATGACAATTCCCGGAAGTGTAAGTTGGTCAGATGATTTAGCTCCCGGTGCACCTTTAGCTTGTATTGACAGAGTGGATTTCGGAACTACAGGCACTGTGTATGAACTCACTTCTGAATGGAGAGATAAAGTTATTCAGCAATTGGCAACAACGGCTGTAGTGGATGTTGATATAACAGGAAGCTACAATACTGTTACAAGAGAATTAAATCTTACTGCTGAGGCAAATTTTACATCTTCTCCGGCATTCGGGGATTTAAGAATTAATGTATTTGTTGTGGAGGATAGTGTTACGGGTACGGGTCCCGGTTATGATCAAGTAAACTATTATAACACAGTTGTCGGACATCCGTACTATGGTGCAGGAGACCCTATTGTGGGATATGTTCATCAACATGTTGTTCGTGCTTTTCTTTCGGATATATGGGGAACTGCTGGGGTAATCCCGTCAAACCCGTCTATATATACGCCTTATTCTCAAAACTACAGCTATACAATTCCCTCAAATTTCAATGAGAATCAGATTAGTATTGTTGCATTTGTAAGTTACTATGATGCAAGTATCAGTCAGCGTGAAGTTTTGAATGTAAATATTATTAATTTGGATGAACTTTCACCAACATCTTCGAATGACCTTAGCCAAGATAAGCATTCCGTTTTCATTTATCCTCAGCCTTTCAGTAATTCGAAAAACGAAAGCCACACCTTGCTGATTTACGATGTTCAAGGACGATTAATAGAGGCAATAACAGATATTACAACCGACAAGGTAGAAATATCCGGAAAAAACCTTACAAGCGGGATTTATTTTTTCAAGTTGCAAACACAAAGCTTGATACGAGCAACCGGAAAATTGATAGTTGAATAGACGAAACTAAGGAACTGATACGAAATAAGATGTGCAATTTAGACGAAGTTATTTCGCCCTTTAGCAACTTGAAAAATCTGCGAATAATAGCATCATTTAAGGATTTTTCAAGGAAGATAAAGGGCGAAATAACAAGTATAAAAGTGCAGGTTATTTCGTATCAGTTCCTAAATGTACCTGCCTGATGTGTTCGATTACTGCCAAATGTCGTACAGGCTATAAAACTTTCTCCTTTATACAAATAAACTAATATTACGCATTTTACGTATAAGATACCGTTATTTGCTTATAGTTTTCCCTTTAAATAAGTCATAATTTTGAATTGTAAATAATAATAATTATTAATTTAAATTTTAAATCATGAAAAAGTACATTCTCAATTCAATTTTTTTAATAAGTATAATGCTGATGAGTTTCGGCAGTTATGCTTTTGACTTTATCATTTTTGGTAATGTTACGGATGATAACGGAAATCCCGTTGCGCAACAACAAATACTTTTCAGAACAAGTAACGATCCTGGTGGTGCTGTTGCCGGAACAGCAATTACAGACGGAAACGGAGACTATTCAGTAAATCTTAATTTAGAAGAGCAACAGTCATTTGTAGTTGTTGAGACTTATGCATATGTATGTAATGAGTATTATACTGAATATGTAACTGTAACCGGTGGAGGAGAAGCAGAAGTAAATTTTGTATTATGTTCAGATAACATTCCTGAATGTGACTTATACTTTTATTATTATACTGAACCGGAAAATCCTTTTTTAGTTTATTTCAATCCTGTGCTTGAAGATTCAATTCAGGGCACAACTTTCAGTTGGCAATTCGGAGACGGTACGGGAAGTAATTTAATGTATCCTGAACATTTATATAATGAAGGTGAATATTTAGTTCAACTTACTGCTTATAATGATGTATGCGGTGAAATGTACTATGAGGATATTGTTTATGTGTGGGGTGATACAACAAATGTTAATGATTGTTTTGCTGATTTTTACTACATGATTGATCAGGGAGATCCTTATACGTTTTATTTTTATGATGCATCATATGCAGACTTAGGTATTACATCTTGGGCTTGGGATTTCGGTGACGGTACGACAAGTACTGAACAAAACCCCATACACACATACAGTGAAGCAGGACAATATGTTGTTACATTAACAATTGAGTCCTATGATGTTTGTTCAAGTACAACTGAAAACTATGTTTGGATAGATGATAATCCGTGGTATCCGGATGAATGTCAGGCATTATTCTATACTGAATATGATTATAATGATTTTTTAACTGCACATTTTGTTGATTTATCATGGGGAGGAAATACCGGTAACGGACAAGGAAACGGAAATGAAATATTAGCATGGCAATGGGAATTCGGTGACGGAGAAGGAAGTGCCGAGCAAAATCCGACTCATACTTATGCAGAAGAAGGGGAATATCTTGTAAGTTTAACAATCTATACTGACAGTTGTACGAGTACTTTCCAAGAAGTTGTTTATATGGAAGATTGGGGAAATACACAAGGAGATTGTCAAGCATTTTTCTTTCCGGAATTTGATCAAATGACATTAGCTGTACAGTTCCACGATTTATCAATACCTGAACCTGATTTTTGGAATTGGAATTTTGGTGACGGAGAAACAAGTTACGAACAACATCCTTATCATGTTTATCCCGAAACAGGAATATATATGGTAACACTTGTATCAGGTTCTGATTCTTGCAGCAGTGAATTTATGATGGAAATAGAATTGTTTGAAAACGGTACTAACGGAAAAGATACAGATTACTCGGGAATCATCAAAAGAGCATTTGCTGTTCACGGAGGAATAACCGGTATAGATGAAGTTGAATTAAATCAAAACAATTATTCAATTTATCCTAATCCGGTTAATGATATTTTAAATATTGATTTTAACGGACAAATTAAAGAAGCGCAAATCAGTATTATGAACATCTCCGGAAAAACCATAAAACGAATTAGTACAGAAAATACAACAAAATTAGAAATGAATACTTCAAATTTACCGTCGGGTATTTATTTTGCAAGAATTTTTGCAGACGGTAAAATAACAACACTGAAGTTCATAAAGTAGTTAATAAGTAATTTGTAAAAAAAATTCGAAGGTCATTCTTCGGATTTTTTTTTAATTTTACGAAAACATTAAAAATAAAAACATGAAACAAAATCAGATTAATACAATTTTTGGTATTCTGTTGATTTCTGCAATGTGTTTAGGAGCATGTACTGAATCAGACAGTCAAAAAGATCAAGAAAATGATACTACTGTAATTGAAGCAGTTAAGTATGTTGATACAATTGCTTTTAACCGGGAAACTCCGCCGGAACTTAAAACTCCTGAATCAGTTAAATATGATGTGGATAATAAAATCTTTTATGTAGCAAATATTAACGGAAATCCTACAGAAAAAGACGGGAACGGTTTTATTTCCAAAGTTTCTCTTAACGGAGAGATCGTAGAATTAGAATGGGTAACCGGTTTAAATGCTCCAAAAGGAATGGGGATTTATAACGGTATATTATATGTAACGGATATTGAAAGGCTTGTTGAAATTTCTATTGAAACAGGAAAAATACTTAAAGACTATCCCGCTGAAGATGCTGAATTTTTGAATGATATTGATATAGACAAAAACGGAAATGTTTATGTTTCGGATATGGCAAGTGACAGGATTTTCCGATTAAGCAACGGCAGCTTTAATTTATGGTTGCAATCACCTAAATTTGTAAAGCCAAACGGATTATTTGTCGATAATAATAATTTGCTTGTCGGAGTTAACGGACAAGTGCTTTCTGTAAACATTGATACGAAAGAGATCAACACATTTATTGACAGCACCGGCGGAATTGACGGTTTGGAATCAGTCGGTAATGATCAATATATCTTTTCAGATTGGAGCGGACACATTTATTTATCAAGACCCGGAAAAGATATTAAGTTAATCTTGGATACTGCAAAAGACACCATTCAAGCTGCTGATATTGAGTATTGTCCGGAAAAAGATTTAATATTGGTTCCGACCTTTTTTCATAATACAGTTTCAACTTATGAACTTGTGAGGAGGTAGAAATTGAAAAAAATAATTATATTAGAAAAAGAAGATACGACTTGATAATATCTCTTCTTTTTTGTGCCCGGAACAGGGGTCGAACCTGCAAGTCCTAAAAGGACACATGAACCTGAATCATGCGCGTCTGCCAATTCCGCCATCCGGGCAATAATGTATTTCCTGCAAATCTTTAAATTATTTATTTTTTAATTTCTAACTTCTAAACTCAATCCAACAAATGCTCTTCCCAAAATTTCAACATTTTTGTATATAAGTGAAATCTTGTATTACCGCCGTAAATACTGTGATTTCTGTTTGTATAAATAAATTGTTCGAATTGTTTGTCTGCTTGCACTAAAGCTTCAGTGAATTCAACTGTATTTTGCAAATGTACGTTATCATCAGCAGAACCGTGAATAATTAAAAAATTTCCTTTTAATTTATCTGCAAAGTTTATCGGAGAATTATTATCATATCCGTTCGGATTTTCTTGAGGTGTTCGCATAAAACGCTCGGTATAAATATTATCGTAATATCTCCAGTTTGTAACAGGTGCAACTGCAATTCCGGCTGCATATTCGTCAGCTCCTTTTGTCATACATAAAGATGTCAAAAAACCGCCGTAACTCCATCCCCAAATACCAATCTTATCCGGATTTACATAAGGTAATTTCTTGAGATATTTGGCTGTTTCAATAAGATCAACAGTCTCATATTTTCCAAGTTGCAAATATGTTTGTTTCCTGAATTCTTCTCCTCTTGCTCCCGTCCCTCGTGTATCAACACTTATTATAATGACTCCTTTTTGTGCTAACAAGTTATGCCAACCAAAACTCCAATTATCAAGAACAGTTTGAGAACCCGGCCCGCTGTATTGATCTATTATAACAGGATATTTTTTTGTTTCTTTAAAGTTTTCAAAGTTTGGCGGAGTAATTATAAAGGCATTTAATTCAACACCTTCAGATGTTTTAAAGCTGAAGAATTTTTTATTCACACCGCCGTATTCCTTTGTCTTTGATTTTAAAATTTGGTTATCTTTCAATACTCTTATAATTTCACCGTCTGAATTATTCAGTGTAATATATTCAGGTGTTTTTGAATTTGAGAAGAAATTTATATAGTATTTAAAATTATTGCTGAATTGGGCATCATTAGTACCTGACTTTTCTGAAAGTTTAACTTTTTTCTTTCCGTTAAAGCTGATCTTATATACCCCTCTTTTAATAGGTGATTCTTCAGCCGATTGATAATAATACATTTTATTTTCTTTATCGTAACCGTAAAATTCCGTTACATCCCAATTTCCCGAAGTTAATTGTACCGGTTTTTTTCCTGTCATGTCATGCAAATACAAATGTCTGTATCCGTCTCTTTCACTGGTCATTACAAAGTATATACCATCGTCAGAGAACTGTAAATTATCAAAATCAGTTTCGTCAATAAAGTATTTATTAGTTTCTGTGTAAATAACATTTGTTTTACCGTTTTCAGGATTTGCAATTAATAATTCAAATTTATTCTGCAATCTGTTCAATCTGAAAACACTTAATTTGTTAACATCTTTAGTCCATCTTAATCTCGGAATATAAATATCTGTTTCTGAACCGATATCAACAGAAATTGTTTTATCCGTTTCAAGGTCATAAATATTTACACTTACTACAGAATTATCTTCACCGGCTTTCGGATATTTGAATGATCTGTTCTCAGGATATAAAACATTGTTTTCAACCTTCGGATTTTTTCCTGCAAAAACAGTCATATCGAACATTTTAACATTTGATTCATTAAATTTGATGTATGCAATTTTTTTCCCGTCAGGTGACCATTCATAGGCTTTATTAAATTCAAATTCTTCTTCATAAACCCAATCAGGGATTCCGTTAATTATTTTATTATGTTCTCCGTCAAAAGTGATTTGCTTTTCAATTCCTGATAAAAGGTCTTTAATAAACATGTTATTTTTTCTTATAAACGCAATTTTGTTTGCATCAGGAGAGAAAGTTGCAATTTGTTGTTTTCCCTTATCAGATACCTTTTTCAGATTTTTATTTTTAATAGTATAAACATAATAATCTGCCGTAAAAGAGCGTCTGTAAATTCTTTCATAATTTGTTTGAAAAAGAATTTTTGTTTCATCTGCATTAAATTCATAATCATCCGGACTAATTCCTGATACGGATGCATTGAATAGTGTATCGACAATTTTGCCGGTTTCATAGCTGTATTTTATGATATCTCCGTTGCGTATAATTGTTGAGTAATGTATTCCGTCATTCATTGACCTTACGCCATATACAGAGTTTGACCAAAATGTCCATGTTTTCCAAAGATCAGCAACTGTAATGTCTATGGGTTTTTCTTGAGCAAAAGAAGGAGCGATTAATAATCCTGAAAGAATAACAAAAATAAAAAATTTAAAATGTTTCATCGGTAAGTAGATTTTTAGAATTTAGATTTTTTTGAGATTTGAACATAAATTTAGGTTTAAACTGCTTTTAAAACTGAAAAATATTGTATATGAAATAAATTTTTAATTCCAAGCATACAATTTTCAAGTTTCTGATTTCTAAATTTAATATTGGTATAAATTTTGATAATTATAATACAAATATAGAAATTACACTAAAAAATCAATAATTTATTTTAATTTTGAAGTAAATTATTTAAAATACCGGATTTATTATGAGAGATTTTGATTCAACATTTTTGAGTTCCTTGATTTTGTTATATGACAGCTTTGAAGAACATGGTGTTTCGCTTGTTTACGTTGGAAAGTTTAATCATACTATTACAAAAGTGTTTACGGCTTTAACAAGTGATCAAACTGAAAAACAACAAGAATCCAAAGCTGTTAAAAGAACTTTGCATCATACCATGATTGAGATTTTGCAAAACATGACCAAACATTCGGACAATATGTTTCATGATGTCAGTTTGGGGAAAGGTTTATTTATGTTAGGGAAAAAGAATGATGCATATCATATTATTACGGCTAATGTTGTTGATAATAAGCAGGTGCAAACACTTAAAGATTCGATTGACATATTAAATGCATCTACACTTGAAGAACTTAAAGCGATGTATAAAAAGCAATTGAGAGAAGGTAAAATTTCAGGAAAGGGTGGTGCAGGACTTGGTTTGATAGATATTGCACGAAAAACTAAAAACCATTTGGATTATATATTTTTCCCTGCCAATAAAAACAATAAATATTTTGTTTTAAAAGTAAGAGTAAATACAGAAACATAGGATTCTAAATAATAATGAACCTTAAAAAGTTATTTTCTTTAAAGGAATATAACACATTTAACATTGATGTTAAGTCTGTTTATTCCTTTTTTTGTGAGGTTGAATCAGAGCTGTCAGAATTCTCAAAAACAGATGTTTTTAAGAATAATAGAATATTAATTCTCGGTTGCGGAAGTAATATTTTGTTTCTAAATGATTTTGACGGCATAGTTATTCATATGCAGAATAAAGGTGTCGAAATAATTAAAGAAACAGGTGATTTTGTATATTTAAAAGTTGCTGCCGGTGAGATTTGGGATGATTTTGTGAATTATTGTGTTAAAAATGATTTTGGTGGTGCAGAAAACCTTTCTTTAATACCCGGGACAGTAGGCGCCGGGCCTGTGCAAAATATTGGTGCATACGGTGTTGAATTAAAAGATGTCTTTTTCGAGTTGGAAGCTTTAAATCGGAATACATCTGAAATTCAAAAATTTAACAGGAAAGAATGTAAATTCGGATATCGCAGCAGCATTTTTAAAAACGAACACAAAGACCAATTCATTATTCTGAACGTTACTTTTAAGTTAACAAAGAAACATAAGCTGAAATTTGAATACGGAACTGTTAAAGATGAACTGAAATATGTTAATGAGCCTACAATTGCAGACATTAGAAATGCTGTAATAAAAATAAGAGAAAGCAAATTGCCTGATACGGATAAGTTTCCTAATGTAGGTAGTTTTTTCAAAAACCCTGTTATTCCTGTCGAAAAATTTAAAACCTTAAAATCAAAATTCCCTGAAATTATCTCTTTTCCTGCCGGAAAAAATTATGTAAAACTTGCAGCCGGACAATTAATTGATCTTTGTAATTGGAAAGGAAAAAGAAGAAACGGAGTAGGTGTTTATGATAAGCAGGCACTTGTAATCGTTAATTATGCCAGTGCATCGGGGCTTGACATTT includes the following:
- a CDS encoding PKD domain-containing protein, which produces MKKYILNSIFLISIMLMSFGSYAFDFIIFGNVTDDNGNPVAQQQILFRTSNDPGGAVAGTAITDGNGDYSVNLNLEEQQSFVVVETYAYVCNEYYTEYVTVTGGGEAEVNFVLCSDNIPECDLYFYYYTEPENPFLVYFNPVLEDSIQGTTFSWQFGDGTGSNLMYPEHLYNEGEYLVQLTAYNDVCGEMYYEDIVYVWGDTTNVNDCFADFYYMIDQGDPYTFYFYDASYADLGITSWAWDFGDGTTSTEQNPIHTYSEAGQYVVTLTIESYDVCSSTTENYVWIDDNPWYPDECQALFYTEYDYNDFLTAHFVDLSWGGNTGNGQGNGNEILAWQWEFGDGEGSAEQNPTHTYAEEGEYLVSLTIYTDSCTSTFQEVVYMEDWGNTQGDCQAFFFPEFDQMTLAVQFHDLSIPEPDFWNWNFGDGETSYEQHPYHVYPETGIYMVTLVSGSDSCSSEFMMEIELFENGTNGKDTDYSGIIKRAFAVHGGITGIDEVELNQNNYSIYPNPVNDILNIDFNGQIKEAQISIMNISGKTIKRISTENTTKLEMNTSNLPSGIYFARIFADGKITTLKFIK
- a CDS encoding PKD domain-containing protein, yielding MKAKYIIFSISFLLIFGNLYSQDCEAWFYPHYDNADLFTVNFQDGSIPQGAIVSWEWDFGDGNFSSEQSPSNTYVVEGKHIVTLTINTGTCTDIYEDSVFINSDFVQDCIADFYYEVAGMGFRSVNFYDNSYSSEIIDSWQWDFGDGKTSTEPNPVNIYELDTTYLVNLFVTAGEYSDSVAYYVSVGDNFYQGDSCLAMFSYEQLDPAGFTFQFYDGSYVPGDTVQSYLWNFGENNTSSEANPVYTFPETGEYEVSLMINGEGCNSNFFTYVFAGENNWYPDECQALFWFTIDSDNYLAYQFSDFSYGNNEILSWFWDFGDGEISTQQSPYHEFETDGVYETSLTVITENCESTFPLELNVYENSQSGDSLMPLFYPEVAGDIVLFHNLTRGNADSWFWDFGDGTSSTQHSPEHSYAVPGIHEVAFSAYKGTTVNTIVIRFSTAVEKAGNSGKGIEYAYYYPGGISNVEIIESLSFSVYPNPANDRLTIICSNEKAKLQIYDITGRLVLEEKNANSEINIERLPAGLYLLKIIDKNISGTVKFIKE
- the murB gene encoding UDP-N-acetylmuramate dehydrogenase, which gives rise to MNLKKLFSLKEYNTFNIDVKSVYSFFCEVESELSEFSKTDVFKNNRILILGCGSNILFLNDFDGIVIHMQNKGVEIIKETGDFVYLKVAAGEIWDDFVNYCVKNDFGGAENLSLIPGTVGAGPVQNIGAYGVELKDVFFELEALNRNTSEIQKFNRKECKFGYRSSIFKNEHKDQFIILNVTFKLTKKHKLKFEYGTVKDELKYVNEPTIADIRNAVIKIRESKLPDTDKFPNVGSFFKNPVIPVEKFKTLKSKFPEIISFPAGKNYVKLAAGQLIDLCNWKGKRRNGVGVYDKQALVIVNYASASGLDIFNFSEEIKRSVLKKFDVEINREVTIVR
- a CDS encoding SiaB family protein kinase, which codes for MRDFDSTFLSSLILLYDSFEEHGVSLVYVGKFNHTITKVFTALTSDQTEKQQESKAVKRTLHHTMIEILQNMTKHSDNMFHDVSLGKGLFMLGKKNDAYHIITANVVDNKQVQTLKDSIDILNASTLEELKAMYKKQLREGKISGKGGAGLGLIDIARKTKNHLDYIFFPANKNNKYFVLKVRVNTET
- a CDS encoding S9 family peptidase; the protein is MKHFKFFIFVILSGLLIAPSFAQEKPIDITVADLWKTWTFWSNSVYGVRSMNDGIHYSTIIRNGDIIKYSYETGKIVDTLFNASVSGISPDDYEFNADETKILFQTNYERIYRRSFTADYYVYTIKNKNLKKVSDKGKQQIATFSPDANKIAFIRKNNMFIKDLLSGIEKQITFDGEHNKIINGIPDWVYEEEFEFNKAYEWSPDGKKIAYIKFNESNVKMFDMTVFAGKNPKVENNVLYPENRSFKYPKAGEDNSVVSVNIYDLETDKTISVDIGSETDIYIPRLRWTKDVNKLSVFRLNRLQNKFELLIANPENGKTNVIYTETNKYFIDETDFDNLQFSDDGIYFVMTSERDGYRHLYLHDMTGKKPVQLTSGNWDVTEFYGYDKENKMYYYQSAEESPIKRGVYKISFNGKKKVKLSEKSGTNDAQFSNNFKYYINFFSNSKTPEYITLNNSDGEIIRVLKDNQILKSKTKEYGGVNKKFFSFKTSEGVELNAFIITPPNFENFKETKKYPVIIDQYSGPGSQTVLDNWSFGWHNLLAQKGVIIISVDTRGTGARGEEFRKQTYLQLGKYETVDLIETAKYLKKLPYVNPDKIGIWGWSYGGFLTSLCMTKGADEYAAGIAVAPVTNWRYYDNIYTERFMRTPQENPNGYDNNSPINFADKLKGNFLIIHGSADDNVHLQNTVEFTEALVQADKQFEQFIYTNRNHSIYGGNTRFHLYTKMLKFWEEHLLD
- a CDS encoding Omp28-related outer membrane protein — translated: MKTIILTSTLLLLIFSYSNAQVIKKVLLEESSYATCGNCPEGAVWMDSITTEFPNVICVSHHIYADAMTIPGSVSWSDDLAPGAPLACIDRVDFGTTGTVYELTSEWRDKVIQQLATTAVVDVDITGSYNTVTRELNLTAEANFTSSPAFGDLRINVFVVEDSVTGTGPGYDQVNYYNTVVGHPYYGAGDPIVGYVHQHVVRAFLSDIWGTAGVIPSNPSIYTPYSQNYSYTIPSNFNENQISIVAFVSYYDASISQREVLNVNIINLDELSPTSSNDLSQDKHSVFIYPQPFSNSKNESHTLLIYDVQGRLIEAITDITTDKVEISGKNLTSGIYFFKLQTQSLIRATGKLIVE